A window from Bacillus sp. (in: firmicutes) encodes these proteins:
- a CDS encoding aldehyde dehydrogenase family protein, with product MIYANPNTEGALVHFKEKYDNFIGGKWVQPVKDQYFENKTPVTGEVFTLAARSSIEDIELALDAAHAAKDAWGKTSTAERALILNKIADRLEENLEMLAVAETWENGKAVRETLNADIPLAIDHFRYFASAIRSQEGRTSQFDNDTVAYHFQEPLGVVAQIIPWNFPILMAAWKLAPALAAGNCIVLKPAEQTPVSIMVVVELIQNLLPPGVLNVVNGYGIEVGKPLATNPRIAKVAFTGSTAVGRQIMQYASENIIPVTLELGGKSPNIFFEDVMDQDDEYLDKAIEGLVLFALNQGEVCTCPSRALIQESIYDQFIERALERVKAIKVGNPLDTEVMMGAQASTEQREKILSYIKLGKEEGAELLIGGEENQLGDSLENGYYIKPTVFKGNNKMRIFQEEIFGPVLSVTTFKDFDEAIEIANDTLYGLGAGVWSRNGDLAYRAGRAIQAGRVWTNTYHQYPAGAAFGGYKMSGIGRETHAMMLGHYQQTKCLLVNYNKNALGFF from the coding sequence ATGATTTATGCGAATCCAAATACAGAGGGGGCTCTTGTTCATTTCAAAGAAAAATATGATAACTTTATCGGTGGCAAATGGGTCCAACCTGTAAAAGATCAATATTTTGAAAATAAAACGCCAGTAACTGGTGAAGTATTTACGCTGGCTGCTCGTTCCTCAATCGAAGATATTGAATTAGCTTTAGATGCCGCACATGCAGCAAAAGATGCTTGGGGCAAAACTTCAACAGCGGAACGCGCTCTTATTTTAAATAAAATAGCGGACCGGCTTGAAGAAAACTTGGAAATGTTAGCTGTAGCCGAAACTTGGGAAAATGGTAAAGCAGTGCGTGAAACATTAAACGCTGACATTCCTTTAGCAATTGATCATTTCCGGTATTTCGCTAGTGCCATTCGTTCACAAGAAGGCCGAACTAGTCAATTTGATAATGATACTGTAGCATACCACTTCCAAGAACCACTTGGTGTTGTTGCACAAATCATTCCATGGAATTTCCCAATTCTAATGGCTGCATGGAAATTGGCTCCAGCATTAGCTGCTGGCAACTGTATCGTTTTAAAACCAGCCGAACAAACACCAGTTTCGATTATGGTTGTCGTAGAATTAATCCAGAACTTACTTCCTCCAGGTGTTCTTAATGTTGTCAATGGTTATGGGATTGAAGTTGGTAAACCGCTTGCTACAAACCCGCGTATTGCAAAGGTGGCATTTACTGGCTCAACGGCAGTTGGTCGTCAAATTATGCAGTATGCAAGCGAAAATATCATTCCTGTAACACTCGAACTTGGTGGAAAATCACCTAACATATTCTTTGAAGATGTAATGGACCAAGATGATGAATACTTAGATAAAGCAATCGAAGGTTTAGTACTATTTGCGCTAAATCAAGGTGAGGTTTGTACTTGTCCTTCACGTGCATTAATTCAAGAATCTATTTACGATCAATTTATTGAACGTGCGTTAGAGCGCGTAAAAGCTATTAAAGTTGGCAATCCACTTGATACAGAAGTGATGATGGGTGCTCAAGCTTCCACTGAACAAAGAGAAAAAATCCTGTCTTACATCAAACTAGGGAAAGAAGAAGGTGCCGAACTTTTAATAGGTGGTGAAGAGAACCAATTAGGTGACAGCCTTGAAAATGGATACTATATCAAACCGACTGTATTCAAAGGTAATAATAAAATGCGCATCTTCCAAGAAGAAATCTTCGGGCCAGTACTTAGTGTTACTACATTTAAAGACTTTGATGAAGCAATAGAAATTGCCAATGATACATTGTATGGCTTAGGAGCTGGTGTATGGTCACGTAATGGTGATCTAGCTTACCGCGCAGGTCGTGCTATTCAAGCTGGCCGTGTTTGGACAAATACTTATCACCAATACCCAGCAGGTGCTGCATTCGGTGGCTATAAAATGTCAGGTATTGGCCGTGAAACACATGCTATGATGTTAGGACATTATCAACAAACAAAATGTCTATTAGTAAATTACAATAAAAACGCACTCGGATTCTTTTAA
- a CDS encoding KamA family radical SAM protein, which translates to MKAAYVTRLDQIEQLSLKEKEIRKPITENFVFRANEYYLNLIDWNDPNDPIRKIIIPNEGELVEYGRWDASDEETNYVVPGCQHKYTTTALLVVSEVCGGYCRFCFRKRLFVNDEKEAQINPEPGLEYIRKSPEINNVLLTGGDSLMLSTKKLKSIIEQLREIEHVKIIRLGSKLPVYNPMRIYEDEELLELIRTHSTPDKRIYVMAHVNHPKEITVEAKKGFDALNKAGAIVVNQTPILKGVNDNPDVLAELLNKLSWTGVNPYYFFINRPVAGNYDFVLPLEEVYKIVEEAKAKTSGLGKRVRLVMSHSSGKIEILVIENGKAILKYHQARNGNYGQVIVLDCPKEAAWFDDLPGNEKYWKEEQYV; encoded by the coding sequence ATGAAAGCAGCCTATGTAACAAGGCTTGATCAAATTGAACAGCTTTCTTTAAAGGAAAAGGAAATACGTAAACCCATAACTGAAAATTTTGTATTTCGCGCAAATGAGTACTATTTAAACTTAATTGACTGGAACGACCCAAATGACCCAATTCGCAAAATCATTATTCCAAATGAAGGGGAATTAGTAGAGTATGGTCGTTGGGATGCAAGTGATGAGGAAACGAATTATGTTGTCCCAGGTTGCCAGCATAAGTACACAACAACAGCACTACTTGTAGTTTCTGAAGTATGTGGCGGCTATTGTAGGTTCTGCTTTAGGAAAAGGCTATTTGTAAATGATGAAAAAGAGGCTCAAATCAACCCCGAGCCTGGTTTAGAGTACATTCGCAAATCTCCAGAAATTAATAATGTACTGTTAACTGGTGGGGATTCGCTAATGCTTTCGACAAAAAAACTAAAATCTATTATTGAGCAGCTTCGTGAAATTGAGCATGTAAAAATTATCCGTTTAGGATCAAAGCTCCCCGTATATAATCCAATGAGAATTTATGAGGATGAAGAGCTGTTAGAACTCATTAGAACTCATTCCACGCCTGATAAACGTATATATGTTATGGCCCATGTCAATCATCCAAAAGAAATTACGGTTGAAGCGAAAAAAGGCTTTGATGCTTTAAACAAAGCTGGAGCCATTGTTGTCAACCAAACGCCAATTTTAAAAGGGGTTAATGACAATCCCGATGTATTGGCGGAATTGCTGAATAAACTATCATGGACAGGTGTAAATCCTTATTACTTTTTCATTAATAGACCTGTGGCTGGTAACTATGATTTTGTCCTCCCGTTGGAAGAGGTATATAAAATCGTTGAAGAAGCAAAAGCTAAAACATCAGGTCTTGGAAAAAGAGTTCGCTTAGTTATGAGTCATAGCTCAGGGAAAATTGAAATTTTGGTGATAGAGAATGGAAAGGCGATTCTAAAATACCATCAAGCAAGAAACGGAAATTATGGACAAGTTATCGTGCTTGACTGCCCTAAAGAAGCGGCGTGGTTTGATGATTTACCAGGGAACGAAAAGTATTGGAAGGAAGAACAATACGTTTAA
- a CDS encoding DoxX family protein: MKWMQGPKIAVVWTIIRIWLGIQWIQAGWHKVADGFDASGFIKGAIAGASGDHPAVQAWYASFLEHVALPNSGLFSFLVAWGEVLVGVGLIVGVATIPALLAGAFMNLNFLLAGTTSTNPMLYTIAIILLATGSASYYYGGDRFLVPYIKEKIAKRGAKEAADGSATV; this comes from the coding sequence ATGAAATGGATGCAAGGACCGAAGATAGCGGTTGTTTGGACAATTATTAGGATTTGGTTGGGAATACAATGGATTCAAGCTGGTTGGCATAAAGTAGCAGATGGTTTTGATGCAAGTGGTTTTATTAAAGGAGCAATTGCAGGTGCTAGTGGTGACCACCCTGCAGTACAAGCATGGTATGCATCTTTTCTAGAACATGTAGCATTACCAAATTCAGGATTATTTAGTTTCTTAGTAGCGTGGGGCGAAGTATTAGTAGGGGTTGGCCTTATCGTTGGTGTAGCAACAATTCCAGCTTTATTAGCAGGGGCATTCATGAACTTAAACTTCTTATTAGCTGGTACAACAAGCACAAATCCAATGCTTTATACAATAGCTATAATCCTATTAGCAACAGGTAGTGCAAGTTACTATTACGGTGGTGACCGTTTCTTAGTACCTTATATCAAGGAGAAAATTGCCAAGAGGGGTGCGAAAGAAGCAGCCGATGGCAGTGCAACAGTTTAG
- a CDS encoding YfhD family protein — protein MTKGQSRQSDNNSGSMPQTPKYAKTTADGRDIEFSQELADADDIQAQARSNAADKRAK, from the coding sequence ATGACAAAAGGTCAAAGCCGTCAAAGTGATAATAATTCAGGAAGTATGCCACAAACGCCGAAATACGCAAAAACGACTGCAGATGGACGTGACATAGAATTTTCCCAAGAACTAGCTGATGCAGATGACATACAAGCCCAAGCTCGTTCTAATGCTGCTGACAAAAGAGCAAAATAG
- a CDS encoding YfhE family protein: protein MAKSKARRDKENRRTLTSTQEVLYSREFKMADRAGGFVPPNPNS from the coding sequence GTGGCAAAAAGCAAAGCAAGGCGTGACAAGGAAAATAGGCGAACACTAACATCTACACAAGAAGTTTTATATTCGAGGGAGTTTAAAATGGCTGACAGGGCAGGAGGATTTGTACCGCCAAATCCAAATTCTTAA
- the recX gene encoding recombination regulator RecX — protein MIKIVKITTQTNNKERFNIYVDKGDGEEYGFSVDQDILIEFQIRKGNTYEEGELKEILYKDEIKKAYNLALKYMSYRMKSEKEIHDYLQQKTYTEDIVGIVLERLRKNQYVNDLEFAKSFVRSRITNAIKGPLLIRQELQKKGVSESNIEESLKEFSTEKQLEIAVQFAEKNVKQKKALSEYQMKQKIGQALLAKGFSQNIVKTALNQLVIEKGEEDKFLAVKKQGEKAYKKYCNKFDGWELEQKVKQYLYQRGFTVDEIDEFILSQK, from the coding sequence ATGATAAAAATTGTTAAAATTACTACCCAAACTAATAATAAAGAACGCTTTAATATTTATGTAGATAAAGGAGATGGAGAGGAATACGGGTTTAGCGTTGACCAGGATATCCTCATTGAGTTTCAAATTCGGAAAGGAAATACATATGAGGAAGGCGAACTAAAAGAAATTTTATATAAAGATGAAATAAAAAAGGCATATAATCTTGCCCTAAAATATATGTCTTATCGGATGAAATCTGAAAAGGAAATCCATGATTATTTACAACAGAAAACCTACACAGAGGATATTGTTGGCATTGTCCTTGAAAGGCTAAGAAAAAATCAATATGTGAATGATTTGGAATTTGCCAAATCTTTTGTTCGTTCAAGAATCACAAACGCAATAAAAGGCCCTCTATTGATACGGCAAGAACTACAGAAAAAAGGGGTTTCTGAAAGCAATATTGAAGAAAGTTTAAAGGAATTTTCCACAGAAAAACAGTTAGAAATTGCCGTTCAATTTGCTGAAAAAAATGTAAAACAAAAGAAGGCTTTATCTGAATATCAAATGAAGCAAAAAATTGGTCAAGCATTATTAGCTAAAGGCTTTTCGCAAAATATTGTCAAAACAGCCTTGAATCAATTAGTAATTGAAAAAGGTGAGGAAGACAAATTTTTAGCCGTAAAAAAACAAGGGGAGAAAGCCTACAAAAAATATTGTAATAAATTCGACGGCTGGGAGTTAGAGCAAAAAGTGAAGCAATATTTGTATCAGCGAGGGTTTACAGTTGATGAGATTGATGAGTTTATTTTGTCACAGAAATAA
- a CDS encoding YfhH family protein: MEKRYSEMSEYELKLEIGKLQEKARKAEQMGMVNEYAVYERKIAMAKAYLLSPSNFHPGDVYEIDGDPGILFTIDYMKGVFAWGTRQGKTEQEAIPISLLIKPEK, encoded by the coding sequence ATGGAGAAACGATACAGTGAAATGTCAGAATATGAATTAAAGCTAGAGATTGGCAAGCTGCAAGAAAAAGCAAGAAAAGCCGAACAAATGGGCATGGTAAACGAATATGCAGTATATGAAAGAAAAATTGCGATGGCTAAAGCCTATTTACTAAGTCCGAGCAATTTTCATCCTGGTGATGTTTACGAAATTGATGGGGACCCTGGGATATTGTTTACAATCGATTATATGAAAGGTGTTTTCGCATGGGGAACACGCCAAGGAAAAACTGAGCAAGAGGCGATTCCAATCTCATTATTAATAAAACCAGAGAAGTAG
- a CDS encoding YpzG family protein, whose amino-acid sequence MSKRKKFYDNLYQNPFQKGHANPKHAWSQVNGETMEAQNTIILHRETRKQS is encoded by the coding sequence ATGAGTAAGCGAAAAAAGTTTTATGACAACTTATATCAGAATCCTTTTCAAAAAGGACATGCAAACCCAAAGCATGCCTGGAGTCAAGTTAATGGTGAGACAATGGAAGCGCAAAATACAATTATTTTGCATCGCGAAACAAGAAAACAATCGTAA
- the sspK gene encoding small, acid-soluble spore protein K, producing MVRNKDENFPPRRNIDGEPRAKAKYSSLRANGQINTHPKERMRMSNENRPQE from the coding sequence ATGGTCCGGAATAAAGACGAAAATTTTCCTCCACGAAGAAATATTGACGGCGAGCCACGTGCCAAAGCAAAATATTCTTCACTAAGAGCAAACGGACAAATTAACACACACCCAAAAGAGCGCATGCGCATGTCTAACGAAAACCGTCCACAAGAGTAA
- a CDS encoding metal-dependent hydrolase, with translation MDTGTHVVMGIALGGLATLDPIVANSEITAQAVMFGTIIGSQAPDLDTVLKLKNNAKYIRNHRGITHSIPAVLLWPILITSTIYAFTPSADLLHLWIWTFIAVFLHVFVDIFNAYGTQALRPLSKKWVALGIINTFDPFIFFVHIIGIAIWRYGYDPGFTFLGVYIVLLGYYFVRYFTKRLIIKKVKEHIPNATQIIISPTYRYNQWHLAISSETRFYVARAIDNELTFLDEYEKIPVPDTSVMKAAMKDENLSAFLSFSPVYRWEVDEYNDHYEVRFIDLRYRSKGYYPFVAVVQLDQSLNIVSSYTGWIFSEEKLMKKLEIASEN, from the coding sequence ATGGATACAGGCACCCACGTTGTCATGGGTATTGCTCTTGGAGGGTTAGCAACCCTCGATCCCATTGTTGCAAACAGCGAAATTACAGCACAAGCGGTTATGTTTGGAACGATTATTGGCTCGCAAGCACCTGACTTGGATACTGTTCTGAAACTGAAAAATAATGCGAAATATATTCGCAATCATCGTGGCATCACCCATTCAATTCCTGCTGTGCTTTTATGGCCAATATTAATTACAAGTACAATCTATGCCTTTACACCTAGCGCAGATTTACTTCACTTATGGATTTGGACATTTATCGCTGTTTTCCTGCATGTTTTTGTTGATATTTTTAATGCCTATGGAACACAAGCATTGCGGCCATTATCTAAAAAGTGGGTTGCCTTAGGGATTATCAACACTTTTGATCCATTTATCTTTTTTGTCCATATTATTGGAATTGCAATTTGGCGCTACGGATATGACCCAGGGTTTACGTTTTTAGGCGTCTATATCGTACTACTTGGCTATTACTTCGTTCGTTATTTTACAAAAAGGTTAATCATCAAAAAAGTGAAAGAACATATTCCGAATGCGACGCAAATCATTATCTCGCCAACTTACAGATATAACCAATGGCATTTGGCTATATCTAGCGAGACAAGATTTTATGTTGCCCGTGCCATTGATAATGAACTTACTTTCTTAGATGAGTATGAAAAAATTCCAGTTCCAGATACATCTGTCATGAAAGCGGCAATGAAAGATGAAAATCTTTCCGCATTTTTGTCATTCTCCCCTGTTTATCGCTGGGAAGTTGATGAATATAACGACCATTATGAAGTAAGGTTTATTGACTTACGCTACAGATCAAAGGGCTATTACCCTTTTGTCGCAGTCGTACAGCTTGACCAATCATTAAATATCGTCAGTTCTTATACTGGTTGGATTTTTAGTGAAGAAAAACTGATGAAAAAATTAGAAATCGCTTCGGAGAATTAA
- the mutY gene encoding A/G-specific adenine glycosylase, whose translation METKIEKLLNNFDKLQFQSDLIGWFMKEQRMLPWRKNKDPYKIWVSEVMLQQTRVETVIPYFNNFIEQFPTVEALATAEEEKVLKAWEGLGYYSRARNLQSAVKEVVAEYGGQVPNNPKTLSKLKGVGPYTQGAILSIAYDIPEPAVDGNVMRVLARILFIEDDISKVKTRKLFENVVRELISSKQPSEFNQGLMELGALICTPKSPSCLLCPVQEHCRAFHEGLQDELPFKTTKKAPKEVLMTALVLKNKAGQILVQKRPSEGLLANLWELPNQEMAQESIIGQVKQMKQFMKSEYRLDVEIGNPFMHLKHEFSHLIWKIAVYHAFTDGKLPNSNSLRFVSSEEIAELPFPVPYKKIISEILW comes from the coding sequence GTGGAAACTAAAATAGAAAAATTATTAAACAATTTTGATAAATTGCAATTTCAATCAGATTTAATTGGCTGGTTTATGAAAGAACAAAGGATGTTGCCGTGGAGAAAAAATAAAGATCCATATAAGATATGGGTCTCAGAAGTCATGCTGCAGCAAACAAGAGTGGAAACTGTTATTCCGTATTTTAACAATTTTATTGAGCAATTCCCAACCGTTGAGGCATTGGCGACTGCCGAAGAAGAAAAGGTATTAAAGGCATGGGAAGGTTTAGGCTATTACTCAAGAGCACGCAATCTTCAAAGTGCTGTAAAAGAAGTAGTGGCTGAATATGGTGGTCAGGTTCCTAATAACCCAAAGACTCTTTCCAAGCTTAAAGGTGTAGGACCGTATACCCAAGGTGCGATTTTAAGTATTGCTTATGATATTCCGGAGCCTGCTGTTGATGGCAATGTCATGCGTGTATTAGCACGAATTCTATTTATTGAAGATGATATTTCTAAAGTAAAAACAAGAAAATTATTCGAAAATGTTGTTCGTGAGCTTATTTCTTCCAAACAGCCATCTGAATTTAATCAAGGCCTCATGGAATTAGGCGCTTTAATATGTACACCGAAATCGCCGTCCTGTTTATTATGCCCTGTTCAAGAGCATTGCCGCGCCTTTCATGAGGGATTACAGGATGAGCTGCCTTTTAAAACAACGAAAAAGGCGCCAAAAGAGGTGCTGATGACCGCTTTAGTTTTAAAAAACAAAGCTGGACAAATTTTAGTTCAAAAAAGACCTAGTGAAGGGCTATTAGCAAATTTGTGGGAGCTTCCAAATCAGGAAATGGCACAAGAAAGCATCATTGGACAAGTGAAGCAAATGAAACAATTTATGAAGTCGGAATATCGCTTAGATGTAGAAATTGGCAATCCTTTTATGCATCTAAAACATGAATTTTCTCATTTAATATGGAAGATTGCTGTATACCATGCGTTTACAGATGGAAAGCTGCCAAACAGTAATAGTCTTCGCTTTGTTTCATCTGAAGAAATTGCTGAACTTCCGTTTCCAGTTCCATATAAAAAAATTATTTCTGAAATTCTATGGTGA
- a CDS encoding L,D-transpeptidase — protein MPLECLGEGNVKKVVKKGLIFLFIACLAIVFFLPLNGVYAAETESKSYLIINKAVNELAYFNGGELIKVFDVGTGKSRKLTPEGTFKIVNKVKNRPYYKEKIPGGSPKNPLGDRWMGLDVPGTWGNTYGIHGNNNEKSIGKYVSAGCIRMHNDDVRWLFDQIATGTTVFITHEKKDFLTIAADNGFAVKLPKVEKVDKKITTLVEKNLYQKPINFAGYKSGTISPQVVTAFEETDNGWYRIHTWFGDAWISNANTIEGKLEKKDSEIVLTKTTNLYASPNATAASIGTVSPQTVKAFEQIGDWYHIKTWFGDAWIYVKK, from the coding sequence ATGCCCTTAGAGTGTCTAGGAGAGGGGAATGTAAAAAAAGTGGTTAAAAAAGGTCTTATTTTTTTATTTATAGCATGCTTAGCAATAGTGTTTTTTTTACCATTAAATGGGGTCTATGCTGCAGAAACAGAATCAAAATCCTATCTTATTATAAATAAGGCTGTAAACGAGCTTGCTTATTTTAATGGCGGGGAACTAATTAAAGTTTTTGATGTTGGTACAGGAAAAAGCAGAAAGCTTACACCTGAAGGTACTTTTAAGATTGTAAATAAAGTAAAAAACCGTCCTTATTATAAAGAAAAGATTCCAGGAGGGTCGCCAAAAAATCCTTTAGGAGATCGTTGGATGGGGTTGGATGTACCTGGAACATGGGGAAATACGTATGGAATTCATGGAAACAATAATGAAAAATCAATTGGGAAATATGTAAGTGCTGGATGTATTCGCATGCATAATGATGATGTACGCTGGCTGTTTGACCAAATTGCGACAGGAACGACAGTATTCATTACACACGAGAAAAAAGACTTTTTAACAATAGCTGCAGATAATGGCTTTGCCGTAAAACTGCCGAAGGTTGAAAAAGTTGATAAGAAAATAACAACATTAGTAGAAAAAAATCTTTATCAAAAACCAATAAACTTTGCTGGCTATAAGAGTGGGACTATTAGTCCGCAAGTTGTAACTGCCTTCGAAGAAACTGATAACGGCTGGTACCGTATCCATACATGGTTTGGTGATGCTTGGATTTCAAATGCCAATACGATAGAAGGAAAGCTTGAAAAGAAAGATTCTGAAATAGTATTAACGAAAACAACTAATTTATATGCTTCACCAAATGCAACTGCTGCTTCCATAGGAACAGTAAGCCCGCAAACTGTAAAAGCTTTCGAACAAATCGGTGATTGGTATCATATTAAAACATGGTTTGGTGACGCGTGGATTTATGTAAAAAAATAA
- a CDS encoding gamma-type small acid-soluble spore protein, whose product MAKRSSQSGANIQQVRQQNAQSAGAGQFGTEFASETNAQQVRQQNAQSAKSESNAGQFGTEFGSETNVQNVRQQNAQAEQNKSQNS is encoded by the coding sequence ATGGCAAAAAGAAGTAGTCAATCAGGAGCTAATATTCAACAAGTAAGACAGCAAAATGCCCAATCTGCTGGCGCGGGTCAATTTGGAACTGAATTTGCTAGTGAAACAAATGCGCAGCAAGTAAGACAACAAAATGCGCAATCAGCAAAATCTGAGTCAAATGCAGGTCAATTCGGAACAGAATTTGGCAGTGAAACAAATGTGCAGAACGTCAGACAGCAAAACGCTCAAGCTGAGCAAAATAAAAGCCAAAACTCATAA
- a CDS encoding DUF402 domain-containing protein, with amino-acid sequence MFVPKAGSKIQIQSYKHSGTIHRVWEETTLLKGNQSIAIGANDRTIVTESDGRTWITREPAICYFHANHWFNIIGMLREDGVYYYCNLSSPFAWDGSTLKYIDYDLDIKVFPDMTFTILDEDEYELHRKQMNYPIEIDYILKNNINNLILWIRGRKGPFAPDFVDNWYERYLTYRS; translated from the coding sequence ATGTTTGTCCCAAAGGCAGGAAGTAAAATACAAATTCAAAGCTATAAGCATAGTGGGACTATACACCGTGTTTGGGAAGAAACAACGCTGTTAAAAGGGAACCAGTCTATAGCAATTGGCGCCAACGATCGCACTATCGTAACAGAATCGGATGGAAGAACATGGATAACACGAGAGCCTGCCATCTGTTATTTCCATGCAAACCATTGGTTTAATATTATTGGTATGCTTCGTGAAGATGGTGTTTACTATTATTGTAATTTAAGTTCGCCATTTGCCTGGGATGGGAGTACACTTAAATATATTGATTATGATTTAGATATAAAAGTGTTTCCAGACATGACGTTTACTATTTTAGATGAAGACGAATATGAATTGCATCGTAAGCAAATGAATTACCCCATTGAAATTGATTATATTCTTAAAAATAATATAAACAATTTAATCTTATGGATTCGTGGTAGGAAAGGTCCGTTTGCCCCGGATTTTGTCGATAATTGGTATGAAAGATATTTAACGTATCGTTCGTAA